From Glycine max cultivar Williams 82 chromosome 11, Glycine_max_v4.0, whole genome shotgun sequence, the proteins below share one genomic window:
- the LOC100802038 gene encoding probable N-acetyltransferase HLS1-like, with protein MEFNKFRIRSYEGQSDRAQVEDLERRCEVGPSESVFLFTDTMGDPICRIRNSPMYMMLVAELENELVGVIQGSIKVVTVHGHPPKDLAKVGYVLGLRVSPHHRRKGIGSSLVKTLEEWFTSKDVDYAYMATEKDNHASVSLFMDKFGYIKFRTPAILVNPVNHHCFQISPNIEITRLKVDQAEYFYRRFMGSTEFFPNDIGNILRNKLSLGTWVAYFKGDIAWGDFGSDIGQVPNSWAMLSVWNSGEIFKLRLGKAPFSCLVCTKSWWLIDKIFPCLKLPTIPDFFNPFGFYFMYGVHREGPFSGKLVRALCQFVHNMGAESKDESNCKIIVTEVEGRDELNHHIPHWKLLSCQEDLWCIKSLKNIEGTNNNFHELTTKTPPTRALFVDPREV; from the exons ATGGAGTTCAACAAGTTCAGAATCAGAAGCTATGAGGGGCAATCTGATAGGGCTCAAGTGGAAGATCTTGAGAGAAGATGCGAGGTAGGGCCATCAGAAAGCGTGTTTCTCTTCACAGACACTATGGGTGACCCCATTTGTAGGATCCGGAACAGTCCCATGTACATGATGCTG GTGGCAGAGTTGGAAAATGAATTGGTTGGTGTCATTCAAGGGTCTATAAAAGTGGTCACGGTTCATGGTCACCCTCCAAAGGATTTGGCAAAGGTGGGGTATGTCCTTGGCCTAAGGGTATCACCTCACCACCGGAGAAAAGGGATTGGCTCAAGCCTTGTGAAAACCCTAGAAGAATGGTTCACTTCAAAAGATGTGGACTATGCATACATGGCAACAGAGAAAGACAACCATGCCTCAGTGAGTCTCTTCATGGACAAGTTTGGCTACATCAAGTTCAGGACTCCAGCTATTCTTGTCAACCCCGTGAACCatcattgctttcaaatatcACCCAACATTGAGATAACAAGGTTGAAGGTGGACCAAGCTGAGTACTTCTATAGAAGATTCATGGGGTCCACAGAGTTCTTCCCAAATGACATAGGGAATATACTTAGGAACAAGCTAAGTTTGGGGACATGGGTGGCATATTTCAAAGGTGATATTGCTTGGGGTGATTTTGGGTCAGATATTGGACAAGTACCAAATAGTTGGGCTATGCTTAGTGTATGGAATAGTGGGGAGATATTCAAGTTAAGGCTAGGGAAAGCACCTTTTTCTTGCTTGGTATGCACCAAGAGTTGGTGGTTGATTGATAAGATTTTCCCATGTTTGAAATTGCCAACCATACCTGATTTCTTCAACCCATTTGGGTTCTATTTCATGTATGGGGTGCACCGTGAAGGGCCATTTTCAGGGAAGCTAGTGAGGGCCTTGTGCCAATTTGTGCACAACATGGGTGCTGAGTCCAAGGATGAGAGCAATTGCAAGATCATTGTGACTGAAGTTGAAGGAAGAGATGAACTCAACCACCATATCCCACATTGGAAATTGCTCTCATGCCAGGAGGACTTGTGGTGCATAAAGTCGTTGAAAAATATTGAAGGGACAAATAACAACTTCCATGAATTAACAACCAAAACCCCACCAACAAGAGCTCTTTTTGTAGACCCAAGAGAGGTTTAA